Proteins from a genomic interval of Helicobacter pylori Shi112:
- the gatC gene encoding Asp-tRNA(Asn)/Glu-tRNA(Gln) amidotransferase subunit GatC — translation MQIDDALLQRLEKLSMLEIKDEHKESVKGHLAEVLGFVENIFALETNDLKTDTKLCTPLREDEPKSQPHIAEEILSQNKHSQDHYFVVPKIIE, via the coding sequence ATGCAAATTGATGACGCATTATTGCAACGCTTGGAAAAACTGAGCATGCTAGAGATTAAAGATGAGCATAAAGAGAGCGTTAAAGGCCATTTAGCCGAGGTTTTAGGCTTTGTGGAAAACATTTTCGCTTTAGAAACTAATGATCTAAAAACAGATACAAAGCTATGCACCCCCTTAAGAGAAGATGAGCCCAAAAGCCAACCCCACATTGCCGAAGAGATTTTAAGCCAAAACAAACACAGCCAGGATCATTACTTCGTTGTGCCCAAAATCATTGAATAG
- a CDS encoding adenosylmethionine--8-amino-7-oxononanoate transaminase encodes MNFQENLAALDLEYLWHPCSQMQEHQNFPIIPIKKAQGIYLYDFNDNAYMDLISSWWVNLFGHNNAYISQQLKNQIDNLEHVLLASFSHKPVITLSQRLCQLTHMDKCFYADNGSSCIEIALKMSYHAHFLKNQTSRKKLFLSLSNSYHGETLGALSAGDVKLYKDTYTPLLLKNLTTPVPKNDNEIESSLNALKRLLDKHHEEICAFIAEPLLQCAGNMHIYSAKYLKQAVLLCKQKNIHIIFDEIATGFGRTGSMFAFEQCEIEPDFLCLSKGISGGYLPLSALLTRNEIYNQFYAPYEENKAFLHSHSYTGNALACACANATLDIFEKENVIEKNKALSEFIFNALQNALKPLIEQQVVSDLRHLGMVFAFEVFIQTKERLSLAVFKKALTKGLLLRPLNNTIYLMPPYIITHEEINKAIAGLVEILDGLKKG; translated from the coding sequence ATGAATTTTCAAGAAAATTTAGCCGCTTTGGATTTGGAGTATCTTTGGCACCCTTGCTCGCAAATGCAAGAGCATCAAAATTTCCCCATTATCCCCATTAAAAAGGCTCAAGGGATTTATCTCTATGATTTTAATGATAACGCTTACATGGATTTGATCAGCTCATGGTGGGTGAATCTTTTTGGGCATAATAACGCCTATATCAGCCAGCAGCTTAAAAATCAAATTGATAATCTAGAACATGTCCTTTTGGCTTCTTTCAGCCATAAGCCCGTCATCACGCTCTCTCAAAGGCTTTGCCAGCTCACTCATATGGACAAATGCTTTTATGCGGATAACGGCTCATCTTGTATTGAAATCGCTTTGAAAATGAGCTATCACGCCCATTTTTTAAAGAATCAAACGAGCCGCAAAAAGCTTTTTTTATCGCTCTCTAATTCCTATCATGGCGAGACTTTGGGAGCGTTAAGCGCGGGCGATGTGAAACTTTATAAAGACACTTACACCCCTTTATTGCTCAAAAATCTCACTACGCCTGTGCCTAAAAACGACAATGAAATAGAAAGTAGTTTGAACGCTTTGAAGCGTTTGTTAGACAAGCATCATGAAGAAATTTGCGCCTTCATTGCAGAGCCTCTTTTGCAATGCGCAGGGAATATGCATATTTATAGCGCAAAATATTTAAAACAAGCCGTTTTATTGTGCAAGCAAAAAAACATCCACATTATTTTTGATGAAATCGCTACCGGGTTTGGGCGCACAGGGAGCATGTTCGCTTTTGAACAATGCGAAATTGAGCCGGATTTTTTATGCTTGTCTAAAGGGATTAGTGGGGGGTATTTGCCTTTAAGCGCGCTATTAACCCGCAATGAAATCTATAACCAATTTTACGCTCCCTATGAAGAAAATAAAGCGTTTTTGCATTCGCACAGCTACACAGGAAACGCCCTAGCATGCGCATGCGCGAACGCTACGCTGGATATTTTTGAAAAAGAAAACGTTATTGAAAAGAACAAGGCTTTAAGCGAATTTATTTTTAACGCGCTCCAAAACGCATTAAAACCCTTGATAGAGCAACAAGTGGTGTCTGATTTAAGGCATTTGGGCATGGTTTTTGCATTTGAAGTCTTCATTCAAACCAAAGAGCGTTTGAGTTTGGCGGTTTTTAAAAAAGCTCTAACCAAAGGCCTGTTATTGCGCCCTTTAAACAACACCATTTACCTCATGCCCCCTTACATTATCACGCATGAAGAAATCAACAAGGCGATTGCGGGGTTAGTGGAAATTCTTGATGGGTTAAAAAAAGGCTGA
- the gpmI gene encoding 2,3-bisphosphoglycerate-independent phosphoglycerate mutase, whose product MAQKTLLIITDGIGYRKDSDHNAFFHAKKPTYDLMFKTLPYSLIDTHGLSVGLPKGQMGNSEVGHMCIGAGRVLYQDLVKISLSLQNDGLKNNPAFLNTIHKSKVVHLMGLMSDGGVHSHIEHFIALALECEKSHKKVCLHLITDGRDVAPKSALTYLKQMQNICNESIQIATISGRFYAMDRDNRFERIELAYHSLMGLNHTPLSPSEYIQSQYDKNITDEFIMPACFKDYCGTQDDESFIFINFRNDRAREIVSALGQKEFSGFKRQTFKKLHIATMTPYDNTFPYPVLFPKESVQNTLAEVVSQHNLTQSHIAETEKYAHVTFFINGGVEAPFKNENRVLIQSPKVTTYDLKPEMSAKEVTLAVLDQMELGTDLIIVNFANGDMVGHTGNFEASIKAVEAVDACLGEILSLAKKLDYAMLLTSDHGNCERMKDENQNPLTNHTAGSVYCFVLGNGVRSIKNGALNNIASSVLKLMGLKAPATMDEPLF is encoded by the coding sequence ATGGCACAAAAAACTCTTTTGATTATCACTGATGGCATCGGGTATCGTAAAGATAGCGATCATAACGCATTCTTTCATGCTAAAAAACCCACTTATGACTTGATGTTTAAAACCTTGCCTTATAGCCTAATTGATACGCATGGCTTGAGCGTGGGTCTACCTAAGGGGCAAATGGGAAATTCTGAAGTGGGGCATATGTGTATTGGGGCTGGTAGGGTGCTGTATCAAGATTTAGTTAAAATTTCTTTAAGCCTTCAAAACGATGGCTTAAAAAACAACCCCGCTTTTTTAAACACGATCCACAAAAGCAAAGTGGTGCATCTTATGGGTTTAATGAGCGATGGAGGCGTGCATTCACACATTGAGCATTTTATCGCTTTGGCTTTAGAGTGTGAAAAATCCCATAAAAAAGTCTGTCTGCATTTAATCACCGATGGGCGCGATGTCGCTCCTAAAAGCGCTTTAACTTATTTAAAACAAATGCAAAATATCTGCAATGAAAGCATTCAAATCGCTACCATAAGCGGTCGTTTTTATGCCATGGATAGGGATAATCGCTTTGAAAGGATTGAGCTTGCGTATCATAGCTTAATGGGGCTTAATCACACGCCTTTAAGCCCTAGCGAGTATATCCAAAGCCAGTATGATAAAAATATCACCGATGAATTTATCATGCCCGCTTGTTTTAAAGATTATTGCGGCACGCAAGATGATGAAAGTTTTATTTTTATCAATTTCAGGAATGATAGGGCCAGAGAAATCGTGAGCGCTTTAGGCCAAAAGGAATTTAGCGGCTTTAAGCGCCAAACTTTTAAAAAACTCCATATCGCTACCATGACGCCTTATGATAACACTTTCCCCTACCCTGTTTTATTCCCCAAAGAAAGCGTTCAAAACACGCTCGCTGAAGTGGTCTCTCAACACAACCTGACCCAAAGCCATATCGCTGAAACTGAAAAATACGCGCATGTAACTTTTTTCATCAATGGCGGGGTGGAAGCGCCTTTTAAAAATGAAAACCGGGTGCTTATCCAAAGCCCAAAAGTAACCACTTATGACTTAAAGCCTGAAATGAGCGCTAAAGAAGTAACCCTTGCGGTGTTAGATCAAATGGAATTAGGCACGGATTTGATCATTGTGAATTTTGCTAATGGCGATATGGTGGGGCATACGGGGAATTTTGAAGCGAGCATCAAAGCGGTAGAAGCGGTGGATGCATGCTTAGGAGAAATCCTTTCATTGGCTAAAAAATTGGATTACGCCATGCTTTTAACCAGCGATCATGGGAATTGCGAACGCATGAAAGATGAAAATCAAAACCCCTTAACCAACCACACCGCCGGGAGCGTGTATTGCTTTGTTTTGGGGAATGGAGTTAGATCTATTAAAAACGGAGCGCTAAACAATATCGCTAGCAGCGTGTTAAAACTCATGGGCCTTAAAGCCCCAGCAACGATGGACGAACCCCTATTTTAA
- a CDS encoding efflux RND transporter periplasmic adaptor subunit codes for MKRALLWLMLMGIFSMGVSLEAKEYPEIVLEEKNLQPMGLKVIKLDKEIFSKGLPFNAYIDFDSKSSVVQSLSFDASVVAVYKREGEQVKAGDAICEVSSIDLSNLYFELQNNQNKLKIAKDITKKDLELYRAGVIPKREYQTSFLTSEEMGLKVEQLESAFKSFGVDPKNPKGQYGFRIVARDSGLLALAPKNVGEKILAFTSYVRISKSDNLIAQIKLPIGVSKSIKRDSPVYNEEGEKIGKIQSVSVVLDKGSNTILATALLDEGNYHVGEMVEMYIQGSQPKGSVLIPSNALIRNGKDYLVFVRTPKGFRPVVVQVLEERSKIFIVNAKNLHPNDSVAVGSLIGLKGMINNLGEE; via the coding sequence TTGAAGCGGGCGTTATTGTGGCTTATGTTAATGGGTATTTTTTCAATGGGTGTTTCTTTAGAGGCCAAAGAGTATCCAGAAATTGTTTTAGAAGAAAAAAACTTGCAACCCATGGGGTTAAAGGTTATTAAATTAGATAAAGAAATTTTTAGTAAAGGGCTTCCTTTTAACGCTTATATTGATTTTGATAGTAAAAGCTCTGTGGTGCAGAGCTTGAGCTTTGATGCGTCTGTGGTCGCGGTTTATAAAAGAGAGGGCGAGCAGGTGAAAGCTGGAGATGCGATCTGTGAAGTGAGCTCTATTGATTTGAGCAATTTGTATTTTGAATTGCAGAACAACCAAAATAAATTAAAAATCGCTAAAGATATTACTAAAAAAGATTTAGAGCTTTATAGGGCTGGGGTGATCCCTAAAAGGGAGTATCAAACTAGCTTTCTAACCAGTGAAGAAATGGGCTTAAAGGTGGAACAATTAGAGAGCGCGTTTAAAAGCTTTGGCGTGGATCCCAAAAACCCTAAAGGGCAGTATGGTTTTAGGATTGTGGCTAGAGATAGCGGTCTTTTAGCGTTAGCGCCTAAAAATGTGGGTGAGAAGATTTTAGCTTTCACTAGTTATGTGCGTATTTCAAAAAGCGATAATTTGATCGCTCAAATTAAATTGCCTATAGGCGTTTCTAAATCCATTAAAAGAGATTCGCCGGTCTATAATGAAGAGGGGGAAAAAATTGGAAAAATCCAAAGCGTTTCGGTGGTGTTAGACAAAGGCTCTAACACGATTTTAGCCACCGCTTTATTAGATGAGGGCAATTACCATGTGGGGGAAATGGTAGAAATGTATATTCAAGGCTCACAGCCTAAAGGCTCGGTTTTGATCCCTTCAAACGCTTTGATTAGAAACGGAAAGGATTACCTGGTGTTTGTGAGAACGCCTAAAGGTTTTAGGCCTGTGGTGGTTCAAGTTTTAGAAGAACGCAGCAAGATTTTTATCGTGAACGCTAAAAATTTACACCCTAATGACAGCGTGGCAGTGGGGTCATTGATAGGGTTAAAAGGCATGATCAACAATTTAGGGGAAGAATAA
- a CDS encoding efflux RND transporter permease subunit produces the protein MLASIIEFSLRQRIIVIVCAILVLFFGTYSFINTPVDAFPDISPTQVKIILKLPGSSPEEMENNIVRPLELELLGLKGQKSLRSISKYSISDITIDFDDSVDIYLARNIVNERLSSVMKDLPIGVEGGMAPIVTPLSDIFMFTIDGNITEIEKRQLLDFVIRPQLRMISGVADVNSIGGFSRAFVIVPDFNDMARLGISISDLEEAVRVNLRNSGAGRVDRDGETFLVKIQTASLSLEDIGKITVSTNLGHLHIKDFAKVISQSRTRLGFVTKDGVGETTEGLVLSLKDANTKEIITQVYQKLEELKPFLPNGVSINVFYDRSEFTQKAIATVSKTLIEAVVLIVITLFLFLGNLRASVAVGVILPLSLSVAFIFIKLSDLTLNLMSLGGLIIAIGMLIDSAVVVVENAFETLSTNTKTTKLHAIYRSCKEIAVSVVSGVVIIIVFFVPILTLQGLEGKMFRPLAQSIVYALLGTLVLSITIIPVVSSFVLKATPHSETFLTRFLNRIYAPLLEFFVHNPKKVILGAFVFLIASLSLFPFVGKNFMPALDEGDVVLSVETTPSISLDQSRDLMLNIESAIKKHVKEVKSIVARTGSDELGLDLGGLNQTDTFISFIPKKEWSVKTKDELLEKITDSLKDFKGINFSFTQPIEMRISEMLTGVRGDLAVKIFGDDISELNKLSFQIAQVLKGIKGSSEVLTTLNEGVNYLYVTPNKEAMANVGITSDEFSKFLKSALEGLVVDVIPTGISRTPVMIRQESDFASSITKIKSLALTSKYGVLVPITSIAKIEEVDGPVSVVRENSMRMSVVRSNVVGRDLNSFVEEAKKVIAQNIKLPPSYYITYGGQFENQQRANKRLSTVIPLSILAIFFILFFTFKSIPLALLILLNIPFAVTGGLIALFAVGEYISVPASVGFIALFGIAVLNGVVMIGYFKELLLQGKSVEECVLLGAKRRLRPVLMTACIAGLGLIPLLFSHSVGSEVQKPLAIVVLGGLVTSSALTLLLLPPMFMLIAKKIKIN, from the coding sequence ATGCTCGCTTCCATTATTGAATTTTCCTTACGCCAGCGAATAATCGTGATTGTTTGTGCGATTCTTGTTTTGTTTTTTGGGACTTATAGTTTTATCAACACTCCAGTGGATGCTTTCCCGGATATTTCGCCCACTCAAGTTAAAATCATTTTAAAACTTCCTGGCTCTAGCCCTGAAGAAATGGAAAACAACATCGTGCGCCCTTTAGAATTGGAGCTTTTAGGGCTAAAAGGGCAAAAATCTTTAAGAAGTATTTCAAAATATTCTATTTCAGACATCACGATAGATTTTGATGACAGCGTGGATATTTATTTAGCGAGAAACATTGTTAATGAACGCTTGAGCAGCGTGATGAAAGATTTACCCATAGGGGTTGAAGGGGGCATGGCGCCCATTGTTACGCCGTTGTCAGACATCTTTATGTTCACCATTGATGGCAATATCACCGAAATAGAAAAACGACAGCTTTTAGACTTTGTGATCCGCCCGCAATTAAGAATGATTAGCGGCGTGGCGGATGTCAATTCCATTGGAGGCTTTAGCAGAGCGTTTGTGATTGTGCCGGATTTTAACGACATGGCAAGGCTTGGGATAAGCATTTCTGATTTAGAAGAGGCTGTGAGAGTGAATTTAAGAAACAGCGGAGCGGGGCGCGTGGATAGAGATGGCGAAACCTTTTTAGTCAAAATCCAAACCGCTTCTTTGAGTTTAGAAGACATTGGCAAAATCACCGTTTCCACTAATTTAGGGCATTTGCACATTAAGGATTTTGCGAAAGTCATCAGCCAATCTCGCACCCGCTTAGGGTTTGTCACTAAAGATGGCGTGGGCGAGACCACAGAGGGCTTGGTGCTTTCTTTAAAAGACGCTAACACCAAAGAAATCATCACTCAAGTGTATCAAAAACTGGAGGAATTAAAACCCTTTTTACCGAACGGCGTTTCCATTAATGTTTTTTATGATCGCTCAGAATTCACGCAAAAAGCCATTGCCACGGTTTCTAAAACGCTCATTGAAGCCGTTGTTTTAATCGTCATCACGCTCTTTTTATTTTTAGGGAATTTGAGAGCGAGCGTGGCTGTAGGGGTGATCTTGCCATTAAGCTTGTCCGTGGCGTTTATTTTTATCAAACTTAGCGATTTGACTTTAAACTTGATGAGTTTAGGGGGGTTGATTATCGCTATAGGCATGCTCATTGACTCAGCCGTGGTGGTGGTGGAAAACGCTTTTGAAACATTAAGCACTAACACTAAAACCACCAAACTCCATGCGATCTATCGTTCATGCAAAGAAATCGCTGTTTCGGTGGTGAGCGGGGTGGTGATTATTATTGTGTTTTTTGTGCCGATTCTAACCTTACAGGGGTTAGAGGGCAAGATGTTTAGGCCTTTAGCGCAAAGCATTGTGTATGCGCTTTTAGGCACTTTAGTTTTATCCATCACTATCATTCCTGTAGTGAGCTCTTTTGTCTTAAAAGCCACGCCCCATAGCGAAACCTTTTTAACGAGGTTTTTAAACAGAATCTACGCCCCTTTATTGGAATTTTTTGTGCATAACCCTAAAAAAGTGATTTTAGGAGCGTTTGTTTTTTTAATCGCAAGCCTTTCTTTATTCCCTTTTGTGGGGAAGAATTTCATGCCCGCTTTAGATGAGGGCGATGTGGTTTTGAGCGTAGAAACCACCCCTTCTATTTCTTTAGATCAATCTAGGGATCTCATGTTAAACATTGAAAGCGCGATTAAAAAGCATGTCAAGGAAGTCAAAAGCATTGTCGCGCGCACAGGGAGCGATGAATTGGGGCTGGATTTAGGGGGCTTGAATCAAACCGATACTTTTATTTCTTTCATCCCTAAAAAAGAATGGAGCGTTAAAACCAAAGATGAATTATTAGAAAAAATCACCGATTCTTTAAAAGACTTTAAGGGGATTAACTTTTCTTTCACCCAACCCATTGAAATGAGGATTTCTGAAATGCTTACAGGGGTTAGGGGGGATTTAGCGGTTAAGATTTTTGGAGATGATATTAGCGAATTGAATAAATTGAGTTTTCAAATCGCGCAAGTTCTAAAAGGGATTAAAGGATCCAGTGAAGTTTTAACCACGCTCAATGAGGGCGTGAATTATTTGTATGTAACCCCTAATAAAGAAGCGATGGCGAATGTGGGGATCACTAGCGATGAATTTTCCAAGTTTTTAAAATCCGCTTTAGAGGGTTTGGTTGTGGATGTGATTCCTACAGGGATTTCACGCACGCCGGTGATGATTCGCCAAGAGAGCGATTTTGCAAGCTCTATCACTAAAATCAAAAGTTTAGCCTTGACTTCAAAATATGGCGTTTTAGTGCCTATCACTTCTATCGCTAAAATTGAAGAAGTGGATGGCCCTGTTTCTGTTGTGCGTGAAAATTCAATGCGCATGAGCGTGGTTCGCAGTAATGTGGTGGGGCGCGATTTGAACTCTTTTGTAGAAGAGGCTAAAAAAGTGATCGCTCAAAACATCAAACTCCCTCCTAGCTACTATATCACTTATGGGGGGCAGTTTGAAAACCAGCAACGGGCCAATAAAAGGCTTTCCACCGTTATCCCTTTAAGCATCTTAGCGATTTTTTTCATTCTTTTTTTCACTTTTAAAAGCATTCCTTTAGCCTTACTCATTCTTTTGAATATCCCTTTTGCGGTTACCGGAGGCCTTATTGCGTTGTTTGCGGTAGGGGAGTATATTTCCGTGCCAGCGAGCGTGGGCTTTATCGCTCTTTTTGGGATTGCGGTTTTAAACGGCGTGGTGATGATAGGTTATTTTAAAGAGCTTTTATTGCAAGGAAAAAGCGTAGAAGAATGTGTTTTATTGGGTGCCAAAAGGCGTTTGAGGCCGGTTTTAATGACCGCTTGCATTGCCGGTTTGGGTTTGATACCTTTATTATTTTCTCATAGCGTGGGATCAGAAGTCCAAAAACCTTTAGCGATCGTGGTGCTTGGAGGCTTAGTCACCTCAAGCGCTCTAACCTTACTCTTATTACCGCCCATGTTCATGCTTATTGCTAAAAAGATTAAAATCAATTAA
- the glyS gene encoding glycine--tRNA ligase subunit beta: MHSDELLVEILVEELPAQALLNEYKEMPKKLHALFNKRALEVGKIEIFYTPRRLCLLVKDFPLLTQETKEEFFGPPVKIACNHQDKTQGLNALGLGFYQKLGLKDHQHFQTAFKNNKEVLYHAKIHAKEPTKDLIMPIVLEFLEGLNFGKSMRWGSVEKSFIRPIHNICVLFNGENFNDIEVKEYGFKTKQATKAHRQEGFDFIQVDSPKAYFEVLEKNHVILDPKKREAKILQEIKELETKRHIIVEIDRDLLDEVVAITEYPSALLGEFDKAFLKLPSEIITTSMKENQRYFAAFNQKIQESPTLHNGFIVVSNAISKDKQKIIAGNQKVLKARLSDAVFFYENDLKKPLDNAPLESVVFVQGLGTLKDKMEREAIIAQYLTQKYASSLNMPLEKALELVGRAVRIAKADLLSEVVYEFSELQGIMGYYYALKQNENELVALSVKEQYLPASENAPLPSSVFSAIVALSLKLDSLFSLFSVGKIPSGSKDPFALRRLSFGLLKIVAHYGLEFDLKADLKNLFEKVGVYQSFDLEILEKFLLERFNNLIDCNPSIIRSVLNTNERGIVKIIQKVKALKRFLDDPKNAQKKELLFSAFKRLANINKDRNPNESSEFSISLFKESQEHALFEAFNAIKTSAFESLDSKIEAYFGLHAPLEEYFKSVLVMDKDIEIQKNRKNFLWGVYQSFLEIGDIKEIAI; this comes from the coding sequence TTGCATTCAGATGAATTGTTAGTAGAGATTTTGGTTGAAGAATTGCCCGCTCAAGCGTTATTGAATGAATATAAAGAAATGCCTAAAAAACTCCACGCTCTTTTTAATAAGCGCGCTTTAGAAGTGGGAAAGATAGAGATTTTTTACACCCCTAGGCGTTTGTGTTTGTTGGTTAAAGATTTTCCCCTTTTAACCCAAGAAACCAAAGAGGAATTTTTTGGGCCTCCCGTTAAAATCGCATGCAACCATCAAGATAAAACGCAAGGGTTGAATGCGTTAGGTTTAGGGTTTTATCAAAAATTAGGGTTAAAAGATCACCAGCATTTCCAAACAGCGTTCAAAAACAATAAAGAGGTGCTTTATCACGCTAAAATCCATGCGAAAGAGCCTACAAAAGACTTAATCATGCCCATTGTGTTAGAGTTTTTAGAGGGTTTGAATTTCGGGAAGTCTATGCGTTGGGGCAGCGTGGAAAAAAGCTTTATCAGACCCATTCATAACATTTGCGTGTTGTTTAATGGGGAAAATTTTAACGATATTGAAGTCAAAGAGTATGGCTTTAAAACCAAACAAGCCACGAAAGCGCACCGACAAGAGGGTTTTGATTTTATCCAAGTGGATAGCCCTAAAGCCTATTTTGAAGTTTTAGAAAAAAACCATGTCATTTTAGACCCTAAAAAGCGCGAAGCTAAAATCTTACAAGAAATTAAAGAGCTAGAAACAAAGCGTCACATCATCGTAGAAATAGATAGGGATTTATTAGATGAGGTGGTAGCGATCACGGAATACCCCAGCGCGCTTTTAGGGGAGTTTGACAAGGCGTTTTTAAAATTACCCAGTGAAATCATCACCACTTCCATGAAAGAAAACCAACGCTATTTTGCAGCCTTTAATCAAAAAATCCAAGAAAGCCCAACATTACACAACGGCTTTATTGTGGTGAGCAACGCTATCAGTAAAGACAAGCAAAAAATCATTGCAGGCAATCAAAAGGTTTTAAAAGCCCGTTTGAGCGATGCGGTTTTCTTTTATGAAAACGATCTCAAAAAGCCTTTAGATAACGCCCCTTTAGAGAGCGTGGTTTTTGTGCAAGGTTTAGGGACTTTGAAGGATAAAATGGAGCGAGAAGCAATCATCGCTCAATATTTGACGCAAAAATACGCTTCATCTTTAAACATGCCTTTAGAAAAAGCCCTTGAGTTGGTTGGCCGAGCCGTTAGAATCGCTAAGGCGGATTTACTCAGTGAAGTGGTGTATGAATTTAGCGAGCTTCAAGGGATCATGGGCTATTACTACGCTTTAAAACAAAACGAAAACGAGTTAGTCGCTTTGAGTGTGAAAGAGCAGTATTTGCCCGCAAGCGAAAACGCTCCCTTGCCCTCTAGCGTTTTTAGCGCGATCGTGGCTTTGAGCTTGAAATTAGACAGCCTTTTTTCTCTTTTTAGCGTGGGTAAAATCCCTAGCGGATCTAAAGATCCTTTTGCTTTAAGGCGCTTGAGTTTTGGGCTATTGAAAATCGTTGCACATTATGGGTTAGAATTTGATTTGAAAGCGGATTTAAAAAACCTCTTTGAAAAAGTGGGCGTTTATCAAAGCTTTGATTTAGAGATTTTAGAGAAGTTTTTACTGGAGCGCTTTAATAATTTAATAGATTGTAACCCCTCTATCATAAGGAGCGTGTTAAACACCAACGAGCGAGGTATTGTTAAAATCATTCAAAAAGTCAAAGCCTTAAAACGCTTTTTAGACGATCCCAAGAACGCTCAAAAAAAAGAGTTGCTTTTTAGCGCTTTCAAACGCCTAGCCAATATCAATAAAGACAGAAACCCTAACGAATCAAGCGAGTTTTCTATAAGTCTTTTCAAAGAATCGCAAGAGCATGCCCTTTTTGAAGCGTTCAATGCGATCAAAACAAGCGCTTTTGAGAGTTTGGATAGCAAAATAGAGGCTTATTTTGGTTTGCATGCACCTTTAGAAGAATATTTTAAAAGCGTGCTGGTGATGGATAAAGATATAGAAATCCAAAAAAATCGTAAAAATTTCTTGTGGGGCGTGTATCAAAGTTTCTTAGAAATTGGGGATATTAAAGAAATTGCGATTTAG
- a CDS encoding TolC family protein: protein MRFSGFKCKVQRFCLGVTFLISGVGTLDAKTFTLQEFFKEVETNSMELIGKKADFKSRLNEQRSVNAWDFPYIMNETSMVKNFQGIIEAQPRTLLMVRPKLPWVSSLLSKSLSIKTIQYDKSYQLSKNLAFIGAKRLYLTYVMTKEKYQVYVQREANFYSQLKIAKEKVKAGSMSEKDYINFNNSYLESKLAKTNVETKLIDLEKMLDTMLAIVEPVKEGAHFDTYLDHLHDVKVIGLDFEYVRLEPEALKFKLDRSLYVDILDLTAKDYQVNAKLANRDVFNGFEFGIGSESYNSSTNLSVEVYIPLPVTPKNIYQKRKFLDLQSGTLAQNEVMKRNIRINANSYLNQLKTKEAYIETQKEAIANKKRLMEMGRIAYEAQKIGLFEYLIYQNSYMDALITLAEAKIEYIDISALLEETLGESLTRLGVLH, encoded by the coding sequence TTGCGATTTAGCGGCTTCAAGTGCAAAGTCCAGCGTTTTTGTTTGGGGGTAACTTTTTTAATAAGCGGTGTTGGCACGCTTGATGCAAAAACCTTTACCCTACAAGAATTTTTTAAAGAAGTGGAAACCAACTCTATGGAGTTGATCGGCAAAAAAGCCGATTTTAAAAGCCGTTTGAATGAGCAACGCTCCGTGAACGCTTGGGATTTCCCTTACATTATGAATGAAACTTCTATGGTGAAAAACTTCCAAGGCATTATAGAAGCGCAACCCAGAACCCTTTTAATGGTAAGACCCAAGCTCCCATGGGTGAGTTCGCTTTTATCCAAAAGCCTTTCTATTAAAACCATTCAATACGATAAAAGTTATCAATTGAGTAAAAATCTCGCTTTTATTGGCGCTAAACGCCTTTATTTGACTTATGTGATGACTAAAGAAAAGTATCAGGTGTATGTGCAACGGGAAGCGAACTTCTATTCGCAGCTCAAAATCGCTAAAGAAAAAGTCAAAGCCGGCAGCATGAGCGAAAAGGATTACATCAACTTCAATAATTCTTATTTGGAATCCAAACTCGCTAAAACCAATGTGGAAACCAAACTCATAGATTTAGAAAAAATGCTAGACACGATGCTCGCTATTGTGGAGCCGGTCAAAGAAGGGGCGCATTTTGACACTTATTTAGACCATTTGCATGATGTCAAGGTGATCGGTTTGGATTTTGAATACGTGCGATTAGAACCTGAAGCTTTAAAGTTTAAATTGGATCGCTCGTTGTATGTGGATATTTTGGATTTGACGGCTAAAGATTATCAGGTGAATGCGAAATTGGCTAATAGAGATGTGTTTAATGGATTTGAATTTGGGATTGGCTCTGAAAGTTATAACTCTTCAACCAATCTTTCCGTGGAAGTGTATATCCCTTTACCGGTAACGCCTAAAAATATCTATCAAAAGCGTAAATTCTTGGATTTGCAAAGCGGGACGCTCGCGCAAAATGAAGTGATGAAACGAAACATTAGAATCAACGCCAACTCCTACTTAAACCAGCTCAAAACCAAAGAAGCATACATTGAAACCCAAAAAGAAGCCATTGCCAATAAGAAGCGTTTGATGGAAATGGGGCGCATCGCTTATGAAGCCCAAAAAATCGGGCTTTTTGAATACTTGATTTATCAAAATTCTTACATGGACGCCCTCATCACTCTAGCGGAAGCTAAGATTGAATACATTGATATTAGCGCGCTTTTAGAAGAAACTTTAGGGGAGAGCTTGACCAGATTAGGAGTATTGCATTGA